A region of Ammospiza nelsoni isolate bAmmNel1 chromosome 8, bAmmNel1.pri, whole genome shotgun sequence DNA encodes the following proteins:
- the BMPR1A gene encoding bone morphogenetic protein receptor type-1A: protein MTRLRVHEQLLGAYLLIILHVQGQKPDSMLHGTGMKTNSDQKKQANGVTLAPEDTLPFLKCYCSGHCPDDAINNTCITNGHCFAIIEEDEHGEPTLASGCMKYEGSDFQCKDSPKAQLRRTIECCRTDFCNQDLQPTLPPLDSTDGLFDGSIRWMAVLISMAVCIIVMVILLSCFCYKHYCKSMAKRHCYNRDLEQDEAFIPAGESLKDLIDQSQSSGSGSGLPLLVQRTIAKQIQMVRQVGKGRYGEVWMGKWRGEKVAVKVFFTTEEASWFRETEIYQTVLMRHENILGFIAADIKGTGSWTQLYLITDYHENGSLYDFLKCTTLDNRALLKLAYSAACGLCHLHTEIYGTQGKPAIAHRDLKSKNILIKKNGTCCIADLGLAVKFNSDTNEVDVPLNTRVGTKRYMAPEVLDESLNKNHFQPYIMADIYSFGLIIWEMARRCVTGGIVEEYQLPYYDMVPNDPSYEDMREVVCVKRLRPVVSNRWNSDECLRAILKLMSECWAHNPASRLTALRIKKTLAKMVESQDVKI, encoded by the exons ATGACTCGATTGAGAGTTCATGAGCAATTGCTTGGAGCTTATCTGCTTATCATTCTCCATGTTCAAG GTCAAAAGCCAGACAGCATGCTTCATGGTACAGGAATGAAGACAAATTCTGACCAAAAGAAACAAGCAAATGGAGTAACACTTGCTCCAGAGGACACCTTACCTTTTCTTAAATGCTACTGCTCAGGACATTGTCCAGATGATGCTATTAACAACACATGCAT AACTAATGGGCATTGCTTTGCTATCATTGAGGAGGATGAACATGGAGAACCCACACTTGCTTCTGGCTGCATGAAGTATGAAGGTTCAGACTTCCAGTGCAAG GACTCACCTAAAGCGCAGCTGCGCCGAACGATTGAGTGCTGCCGCACTGATTTCTGCAATCAGGATTTGCAACCAACATTGCCCCCTCTTGATAGTACAG ATGGACTTTTTGATGGCAGCATTCGTTGGATGGCAGTGTTGATTTCTATGGCAGTCTGCATAATTGTCATGGTCATCTTACTTAGCTGCTTTTGTTACAA ACATTACTGTAAGTCGATGGCAAAGAGGCACTGTTATAATCGTGACCTGGAACAAGATGAAGCATTTATTCCAGCTGGGGAGTCATTAAAAGACCTTATTGACCAGTCACAAAGTTCTGGGAGTGGATCAGGACTGCCACTGTTG gttCAGCGCACTATTGCCAAACAAATTCAGATGGTGAGGCAAGTTGGAAAAGGACGATATGGTGAAGTGTGGATGGGCAAATGGAGGGGTGAAAAAGTGGCAGTCAAAGTGTTTTTCACCACAGAAGAAGCCAGCTGGTTCAGAGAAACAGAGATTTACCAAACTGTTCTCATGAGACACGAAAACATCCTCG GTTTCATAGCAGCAGATATTAAAGGCACTGGCTCCTGGACACAGCTTTACTTGATCACGGATTACCATGAAAATGGATCATTGTATGATTTTCTGAAGTGCACTACTCTGGACAACAGGGCTCTGCTCAAACTGGCCTATTCTGCTGCGTGTGGCCTGTGCCACCTGCATACAGAAATCTATGGGACACAAGGCAAGCCTGCAATTGCACACAGGGACCTGAAGAGTAAAAACATCTtgataaagaaaaatggaaCCTGCTGCATTGCGGACTTGGGTCTTGCAGTCAAGTTTAACAG TGACACCAATGAAGTTGACGTTCCCTTGAACACCAGAGTGGGAACGAAACGTTACATGGCTCCAGAAGTCCTGGATGAAAGCCTGAATAAAAACCATTTCCAGCCATACATCATGGCTGACATCTACAGTTTTGGGCTGATCATCTGGGAAATGGCTCGGCGCTGTGTCACAGGAG GTATTGTTGAAGAGTACCAGTTGCCATATTATGACATGGTGCCAAATGATCCATCCTATGAGGACATGAGAGAAGTGGTGTGTGTCAAACGCCTGCGCCCAGTGGTATCGAACAGGTGGAACAGCGATGAA tgtttaaGAGCAATATTGAAGTTGATGTCTGAGTGCTGGGCTCATAATCCTGCCTCAAGGCTCACTGCCTTGAGAATCAAGAAGACACTTGCCAAGATGGTGGAATCACAAGATGTAAAGATTTGA